GGGCCCAAGGCCCGGCGGGCTTTTACGCGTTTGGGCCGGGCTTGGGCCCAAAAACAGTCCCAATGCCAGGGCTGGGCCAGGCCCGGGCCTGGATTTTTTGTCTCAGGCTTGGCTAGGCCCGGCCCAAAGCCCGAGGTTTGGCCAGGTATACTCTGATCCCATCAAAAAATTCagtttgaaaaaatgttcataacTATCCTCTTTGATTCAGAGAAAAATTCCAGCGTATCGAAGAGGCCCCTAACCGTGATTTCGCATTCAGAGCCAGAAAGTTAGACCACATTTCCAAGCCCCCCAAACTGTCATTACGATGATTGTGATACATGTTGCATTGCAGGTTACAACAGATGGGAGTTACTCCATGCCCACTGTAGCTACTAGCTACCCATGATTCATCCACCTGTTCATGGGCGGCTGCATATCGAAGCAAGGCAGGATAAGTTACACTAGGTTACATCACACAAGGGGATCGGCTTATTTGACATACATTGCCGAAACCCGTTTACATTTTACAAGAACCTCTCCAAGAGTTTGAAGTCCAGCACAAGCTCCTTCAGCCCAACCATTTTGCTGTACTGCAAGGTGATCCAGCCAACGAAAGATATATACGCAACAAGAAGGCACGCCCGCTTGAAACGGTAAGCAAACACCCTGATGCTATGGTTGCTCACAGCCCGCCTGGCGGCAGCAAGGAACACTCCTCGCAGGATTCTTACTGCTATTGTGATGAGTATGGAGCTCAGCACGCCCGCCACGACCCCTGCTGCCGCATATCCAAGCATCCACCACGAACTGAAATCTTTTGACTTGCAGAACTTTGAAAACCTGTCATGTTTCAATCTCAAGTTAAACAGAAGCAAATGGAAATATTAAGGATAAATGACCATTTGAAGAACTGAAGGGAAAAAGTAACCATTTTAAACAACCACAGATTCTTAAGTTCCTAGAGTTTACAGCTTGAAATTAAGTGGTGATGCAACAATGCAACCCAAGTATAAGAAACAAAGCCAATTGATAAGCATAAAGCACTAGAGCTAGTCAGATTACCAGTGCAAATAAGAGCAACGAGTACTTTCGGCTATCGACTTCTGGTTAAGGATATGTGGATTAACATATGTTATCACATTATGAGAAGGTAAGGCGATGCCCATGCAGCAGGTAGAAAATTAGAGGGCATATATACTCACAGTACAAAAATCCTTTTCAGCATTTCAATTATTGAAGGATCCTCAGCAGTGCAATTGAATAGCTTGTCTGAATAAATGTCAGCTTTGGTACTCCCCAGTGTGTACCTGCACTTGTATGATTCATTGACCTACAAGAAAAGACGATAAT
The genomic region above belongs to Triticum urartu cultivar G1812 unplaced genomic scaffold, Tu2.1 TuUngrouped_contig_5633, whole genome shotgun sequence and contains:
- the LOC125529482 gene encoding uncharacterized protein LOC125529482 gives rise to the protein MAEAPKEALPHNCRPDFGAVWSTTAKFKVNESYKCRYTLGSTKADIYSDKLFNCTAEDPSIIEMLKRIFVLFSKFCKSKDFSSWWMLGYAAAGVVAGVLSSILITIAVRILRGVFLAAARRAVSNHSIRVFAYRFKRACLLVAYISFVGWITLQYSKMVGLKELVLDFKLLERFL